The Setaria italica strain Yugu1 chromosome IX, Setaria_italica_v2.0, whole genome shotgun sequence genome has a window encoding:
- the LOC101781064 gene encoding uncharacterized protein LOC101781064 translates to MCFTFLRSQNMAQACTVSHAENKRSLPAWMLKASSGNEVPKTEDRNRQALESNVKIGTVDPTKPIKRNTGRRLKSVDSEGASELVVLQWCQGKENARRKSKGAVQDVVEEIRDVPIKKGRKVSEGAAPKNNRKRKLENIKSETSSPVSVDDDVELTVEDLLSIAEEYVNADKQKQHEFEAMKTNRRKENFSCPTEAGTGVSAVNDPPKKGLLQCTTATRNTRSSEHTEENKSHQELQCSSRCETTEDVAQDMLNLFLGPLWSKPAGFSKNSEPVESITRNTNNHMPEETDWHSEVQTQGEPVKKSMLTATINHVPKKKGCCSEVPPQGEPMKKSMLTATINHVPEKKDWRSELPKLGEPVITKKKSSLRDKVALFL, encoded by the exons ATGTGCTTTACATTCCTTCGGTCCCAGAACATGGCACAAGCATGTACTGTTTCGCATGCTGAGAATAAACGCAGTCTACCAGCATGGATGCTGAAAGCAAGCTCAGGTAATGAAGTGCCAAAGACAGAAGACCGGAATAGGCAAGCATTGGAATCTAACGTGAAAATAGGGACTGTGGATCCAACAAAACCTATCAAAAGGAATACAGGAAGGCGGTTAAAAAGTGTGGATTCAGAGGGTGCTAGTGAACTGGTAGTTTTGCAGTGGTGTCAGGGTAAAGAAAATGCCAGAAGAAAGAGCAAGGGTGCTGTCCAAGATGTTGTTGAAGAAATTAGGGATGTACCTattaagaaaggaagaaaagtgAGCGAAGGAGCTGCTCCAAAGAATAACAGGAAACGCAAACTAGAGAATATCaaatcagaaacatcatcaCCAGTATcagttgatgatgatgtagagctTACTGTGGAGGACCTCCTGAGCATAGCTGAAGAG TATGTAAATGCTGATAAACAGAAGCAGCATGAATTTGAAGCCATGAAGACTAACAGACGCAAAGAGAATTTCTCATGTCCAACTGAGGCAGGCACAGGAGTATCAGCAGTCAATGATCCACCAAAGAAGGGATTGTTGCAGTGCACAACAGCCACAAGAAATACAAGATCGAGTGAGCATACAGAGGAGAACAAGAGCCATCAAGAGCTGCAATGTTCGTCAAGATGCGAAACGACAGAAGATGTTGCTCAGGATATGCTAAACCTGTTTCTCGGTCCTCTATGGAGTAAGCCTGCAGGCTTTTCAAAAAATTCTGAGCCTGTAGAATCAATAACTAGGAATACGAATAATCATATGCCAGAGGAGACAGACTGGCATAGCGAAGTGCAAACGCAGGGGGAACCAGTGAAGAAATCCATGCTGACTGCAACTATAAATCATGTGCCAAAGAAGAAAGGCTGTTGTAGCGAAGTGCCACCACAGGGGGAACCAATGAAGAAATCAATGCTGACTGCGACCATAAATCATGTGCCAGAGAAGAAAGACTGGCGTAGCGAACTACCCAAGCTGGGGGAACCTGTGATAACAAAGAAAAAGAGCAGCTTGAGAGATAAGGTGGCCTTGTTTCTTTGA
- the LOC101780267 gene encoding uncharacterized protein LOC101780267, with amino-acid sequence MGEETLVAMPLAPHHHHHARLDALPHHVAPAPPPQQQAPPPEPTVADSKEEERDRGVVEPPAPAPRPETPPSPGLAAAAGAGEVGDVYYARRMLQGAVLRPPPHLPQPEAPPGLARALSAPAPHGYAEEEAEETEAGGRQRPVDRSASANSAAAAVAVDVASIGRFLRDRRAVLSSAITRRISSLKESSAPPAAADTYGVQEIHLPNVKVTVRLKDAIAAEDDDISLADSNDDGGYSFSGGHIKGRVSFFSRSGCRDCAAVRAFFRQSGLPYVEINLDVFPEREAELASRAGAAARVPQIFLNEKLLGGLVVLNSLRNSGEFERRVRDLAGRRCPDSAPRMPVYGFDDDAGGKEGEEAEDAMVGVVRVLRHRLPIQDRFVRVKLVKNCFSGADMVDGIVNHLECSRKKAVEIGKELARKHFIHHVFRENDFEDGSQNLYRFLEHDPAVPKYYNFRGSTNDGEPKPAAAVGHRMTKIMLAILEAYASDDRRHLDYSRIAASEEFRRYANLVQELQRADMTALPAEERLPFFLNLHNAMAIHAVIRVGQPGAVDRRPFFSDFQYIVGGQPYSLAAIRNGILRANRRQPYTLAKPFGSNDRRLELAQRRANPLVHFALCDATRSSPIVRFYTTQSVEPELRHAAREFFLHGGVEIDLESRTVHLTRIVKWYSADFGQDRDILRWLLNYLDPTKAGLLTHLLNDGGPINVSYMNYDWSLNV; translated from the exons ATGGGAGAAGAGACCCTCGTGGCCATGCCGCTCgcgccccaccaccaccaccacgcccgCCTCGATGCGCTCCCACACCAcgtcgcccccgcgccgccgccgcagcagcaggcgccTCCGCCGGAGCCAACCGTCGCGGACAGCAAGGAGGAGGAACGGGATCGTGGCGTCGTCGAGCCGCCGGCGCCAGCCCCGCGGCCGGAGACCCCGCCGTCGCccgggctcgccgccgcggcgggcgccggcgaggttGGGGACGTGTACTACGCGCGCAGGATGCTGCAGGGCGCGgtgctgcggccgccgccgcacctgccGCAGCCCGAGGCGCCGCCGGGCCTGGCCAGGGCGCtctccgcgcccgcgccgcacggctacgcagaggaggaggcagaggaaacAGAAGCGGGAGGGAGACAGAGGCCCGTGGACCGGTCCGCCTCCGcgaactccgccgccgccgccgtcgccgtggacGTGGCGTCCATCGGGCGGTTCCTCCGCGACCGCCGCGCCGTGCTGTCCTCGGCCATCACCCGCCGCATCTCGTCGCTCAAGGAGTCCTCGGCGCCTCCCGCCGCGGCCGACACCTACGGCGTGCAGGAGATCCACCTGCCCAACGTGAAGGTCACGGTGCGCCTCAAGGACGCGATcgccgccgaggacgacgacATCTCTCTGGCTGACAGCAACGACGACGGTGGGTACTCCTTCTCGGGCGGCCACATCAAGGGCCGGGTGAGCTTCTTCTCCCGCTCGGGCTGCCGCGActgcgccgccgtgcgcgccttCTTCCGGCAGTCCGGCCTGCCCTACGTGGAGATCAACCTGGATGTGTTCCCGGAGCGCGAGGCCGAGCTGGCCTCCCGCGCGGGCGCCGCTGCCCGGGTGCCCCAGATCTTCCTCAACGAGAAGCTCCTGGGCGGGCTCGTCGTGCTCAACTCCCTGCGCAACAGCGGCGAGTTCGAGCGCCGCGTGCGCGACCTCGCGGGCCGGCGGTGCCCCGACTCGGCGCCCCGGATGCCCGTGTACGGgttcgacgacgacgccggcggcaaggagggggaggaggccgaggacgCCATGGTGGGCGTCGTGAGGGTGCTGCGGCACCGGCTGCCGATCCAGGACAGGTTCGTCAGGGTGAAGCTCGTGAAGaactgcttctccggcgccgacaTGGTCGACGGCATCGTGAACCATCTGGAGTGCagcaggaagaag GCGGTGGAGATAGGAAAGGAGCTCGCGAGAAAGCACTTCATCCACCATGTCTTCAG GGAGAACGACTTCGAAGACGGCAGCCAGAACCTGTACCGGTTCCTGGAGCACGACCCTGCCGTCCCCAAGTACTACAACTTCCGGGGCTCCACCAACGACGGCGAGCCCAagccggcggccgccgtcggGCACAGGATGACCAAGATCATGCTCGCCATCCTGGAGGCCTACGCCTCCGacgaccgccgccacctcgaCTACAGCCGCATCGCCGCCAGCGAGGAGTTCAGAAG GTACGCGAACCTGGTGCAGGAGCTCCAGCGGGCGGACATGACCGCGCTCCCGGCGGAGGAGCGGCTGCCGTTCTTCCTGAACCTGCACAACGCCATGGCCATCCACGCCGTGATCCGGGTCGGCCAGCCAGGGGCCGTCGACCGGCGGCCCTTCTTCTCCGACTTCCAGTACATCGTCGGCGGGCAACCCTACTCCCTCGCGGCCATCAGGAACGGCATCCTCAGGGCTAACCGGCGGCAGCCATACACGCTGGCTAAGCCGTTCGGCTCCAACGACAGGAGGCTCGAG CTCGCGCAACGGAGGGCGAACCCGCTCGTGCACTTCGCTCTGTGCGACGCGACGCGGTCGAGCCCGATCGTTCGTTTCTACACGACGCAGAGCGTGGAGCCGGAGCTCCGGCACGCGGCCAGGGAGTTCTTCCTCCACGGCGGCGTGGAGATCGACCTGGAGAGCCGGACCGTCCACCTCACCAGGATCGTCAAATG GTACAGCGCTGACTTTGGGCAGGACAGGGACATTCTCCGGTGGCTCCTCAACTACTTGGACCCGACCAAAGCCGGGCTCCTGACGCACCTCCTGAACGATGGCGGCCCGATCAACGTCTCCTACATGAACTACGACTGGTCTCTGAACGTCTGA
- the LOC101780662 gene encoding basic transcription factor 3, protein MDVEKLKRMAGAVRTGGKGSMRRKKKAVHKTTTTDDKRLQSTLKRIGVNTIPGIEEVNIFKDDVVIQFVNPKVQASIGANTWVVSGTPQTKKLQDLLPSIINQLGPDNLDNLRRLAEQFQKQAPGASSAEAGASAGAAQDDDDDVPELVPGETFEEAAEEKKESS, encoded by the exons ATGGATGTTGAAAAGCTCAAGAGGATGGCAGGTGCCGTGCGCACCGGGGGGAAGGGTAGCATGCGCAG gaagaagaaggcagtCCACAAGACTACAACCACAGATGACAAAAGGCTTCAGAGCACCCTGAAAAGAATAGGAGTGAACACCATCCCTGGTATTGAAGAGGTGAACATCTTTAAGGATGATGTTGTCATTCAGTTTGTGAATCCTAAAG TGCAAGCTTCAATTGGTGCTAATACATGGGTGGTCAGTGGAACTCCACAGACAAAGA AGCTGCAAGATCTGCTTCCATCAATCATCAATCAGCTTG GTCCTGACAACTTGGACAACCTGAGGAGGCTTGCGGAGCAATTCCAGAAGCAGGCCCCTGGAGCTTCAAGCGCTGAGGCTGGTGCCAGCGCAGGTGCTGCtcaggatgatgatgacgacgttCCCGAGCTTGTCCCTGGAGAGACATTTGAGGAGGCCGCTGAAGAGAAAAAGGAGTCCTCATAA
- the LOC101779851 gene encoding 40S ribosomal protein S17-3 has translation MGRVRTKTVKKTSRQVIEKYYSRMTLDFHTNKKVLEEVSILPSKRLRNKVAGFTTHLMRRIQRGPVRGISLKLQEEERERRMDFVPEKSALEVDQIRVDKETMEMLAALGMADLPGVELQPENSNAPAFGRPQYGGPRRDRV, from the coding sequence ATGGGTCGCGTCCGTACCAAGACCGTGAAGAAGACCTCCAGGCAGGTGATCGAGAAGTACTACTCCCGCATGACCCTCGACTTCCACACCAACAAGAAGGTGCTGGAGGAGGtctcgatcctgccctcgaAGCGCCTCCGCAACAAGGTGGCCGGCTTCACCACCCACCTGATGCGCCGCATCCAGCGCGGCCCGGTCCGCGGCATCTCGCTCAAGctgcaggaggaggagcgcgagcgcCGCATGGACTTCGTCCCGGAGAAGTCGGCGCTCGAGGTCGACCAGATCCGCGTCGACAAGGAGACCATGGAGATGCTCGCGGCCCTCGGCATGGCCGACCTCCCCGGCGTTGAGCTCCAGCCTGAGAACTCCAACGCCCCCGCCTTCGGCCGTCCGCAGTACGGTGGTCCCCGTCGTGACCGCGTCTAG